GCCAGAGCTAGCCAAATCGAAAGCATACGTTTCCTCAATAAGCTTAGTACATTCCTGACCGAATCGAGACAAGAAATCGGCAAGGCGAACCAGGAAAGATGCCTTACTGTCACCCAAGAGCGACAAACAATTGGGGTCCCAGAAACGAGACGCGAATGAACGGACTCAGGAACCGGGAGGGATATCAAGACGACGCTTCACGATCGCGTCGACCTTTTCCCTGAACGAAGCGGGCAAGTCCTCATACTTGGAGTACACGCGCTCGTCCATGCGCCGATTGCGAATACTGGCAAACTTGGTGGCTTCTTCTGTGAGGAGAATCCTGTAGCTCCAGTTTTCTTCTGTACCGGATTGGAAGGACTCGAAAGTGGCTTGCGTGCCAAAGTTCTGAAAGCGCGCGGGATCGATCCGCGAGAGCCGATCGGACGCCATCGAATCGGGGCTCATGACGTACGTGGCCGGATGCCCCGCGGCAGATAGTCCCTTGCCGATCACGATCTCTTGGCTCGACGCCGTGAGCATGAGCGTTCCGTTCAGGGGCAGGCCGTTCGGGCATATCTCGGTGATTTCGGACGAAAGGTTGCTCCAAGGCGACCGGTTGCGGGCGTCGGAGTTGTTTTGCGGAGCCGAGAGGCTCATTCCGCTGGTCGAATCAAAAACGAGCAAACGGAGGGTCTCTCTCGTCGAAGGATCGAGAGCGCTGATCGGAATCTCAGCGCCCTCCAAGAGTCTCCGCCGCGCCTCGGTGGGGAGGGTCCCGTGGAGCCGATAGACCAAGAACTGCCCCGTTTGGTTGGCCTCCCCTAGACTGGGGTGCAAGAGGGACAGCCATGCGACTCCAAACTGAAACCCGAACTCGGTCATCCCGGGCGAGGCGGCGTACCTGGCGAGCGCGTCGATCGTCGCGCCTTCGGGGACAACGACGTCGGGGGCGAATCTTGCCAACGCCGTTCGGTTCAATCGCATTTGAACACCCATCCGTCCGCCCGGAGGGCGAACGACCAACCAGCCAGGAGACTCAACGATGCTGGCTGTATCGAACCTGCTCCTCAGTTCCGCCCTGAGAATGCTCGGCGTGAGGGTTTCTCGATTTACCGGCATGAGGAAGAAGAGCGATACATCGGGTGGGGAAGACACGAGGTTCGCCCCATAAAGATCGGCCCAGTCGAACAAGAGTTCATCGACGAGTCGATTGGGGTCGTTTTGGTCGGGTCGCAGAATCAAGCTCTTGAATTCATCGGAGGGCGCTCCGGCGGGCTTGGGGTCGCCGGGCCCGAACATTTGGCGGGCACGGTCCGCCGCCTCTTGAAGAAGCGGGCTGAGGGTCAAGGGGGACTTGTCTTCGGGACGGACCGCTTCCTGGATTACAGGAGGACTCTCAAGGTGAACCCGATGGCGAGCGATGTAATCGCCTGCCTTATCTGCGACGATGACTTCGAACCAAGGCGTCATTCCCAGTCGATGGGTAACGACCACGAGCACCTTGCCGAGTTCAGGCGTCTGTTGCCCTTCCAACGCCCAGAGGAACCGCAGCGCCTCGTTCCCGAACGGGGAAGTCTCTCTCGCGCCCCTCGGAGTGGCTTCAATCCATATGCGCATTTCGGCTTCGAACGCACGAATCGCAGGTTCGATACTCCTGCCCAGGGGTCGCTGCGCGCGATTGGGCCGGAGAGCGAGGACGACACGCTCGTCGAGCGGCGCCGCTGCAATCACGGCAGGATCGATGCTTGCCGCAATCCTCTTCGCCAACCTGCCCACTGGCGTCACCAACATGATCTGGATTTCGGAACCGGGCTCGAAGGATCGCTCTCCGCTGCGGAGACGGGCCTCGGTGGCCTCCATTCTCGCCCACGCGGCTTGAGCGTTGGCAGCGGTGTACTCGCCTTCGTTTTCGATGCCGGCCCGGAGTCGGTCGAGAACCTCTTTCCATGCGCGGGTCCGCGCCTCGATCTCCTCTTTCTCCTGTTTCGCGATCAACTCGGGCGAGCGCTTCAGCCGGTACCCGTCAGGGGTCTTTTCCCACTCTGCGAAGGTTGCTTCCGCGATCTTTTCGAGAAGGGTGGCAAAGGGAACATCCTTCACCTTGAGGAGAAGGGGCTCCCATTCCATGTTGGCGGAGACCTCCAGCTTGGTCCCCGAGACTTTGGAAAGCTCCTCCAAGGCCGACTTCAGGCTCCTAGCGCGCAAGGTCAAGGTGATCTGGGGTTCGGCAGAGCGGCCCCGAACCCCCGAAGCAGGATCGGTCGAAGCGTGAATCGCCAGAGCTAGCCAAATCGAAAGCATACGATTCCCTTTTCCAGTATAGTCCATTCCAGCAGGAAACGCGACCGAATTCGGCAAAATGAACGACGATATGCGTGTCTTCATTTCCGCCGATATCGAAGGGTGTACGGGGCTGGTGTCGTGGTCGCAGTGCGGGCGCCCCGACGGACAGCACTACGATTTTGGGTTCGCTCGCAGGATGATGACGCACGACGTGAACGCGGCGATTCGGGGTGCTCGTTTTGGGGGCGCAAAGCAGGTTCTCGTCAAGGATTCCCACGGAAGCAGTAAGAACCTTCTTGTCGACGAGTTGGAGCCCGGAACTCAGCTGATGTCGGGGCACGGCGCAGCGGTCGATGGCATGATGCAGGGGGTCGATTCGACTTTTGACTGCGCAGTCTTGATCGGCTACCACGCGATGGCGGGCACCCGCGCGGGGGTGATGGAGCACACGATTTCGGGGCGGGTTCATCGGCTCTGGATCAACGGGCAGCCGGCGGGCGAGATCGCGATGAGCGCCGGTGTCGCCGGGCAGTATGGGGTTCCCGTGGTGTCGGTGAGCAGCGACCGAGCCGGTTGCGACGAGGCGGAAGAACTCCTCGACGGGGTTGAAACCGCATGCGTCAAGTACGGGGTCGGGCGGCACATGGCGCGGTGCTTGCACCCCTCGGAGACCGCAGTGCTCATCGAAGAGGCCGCACGCCGCGGGGTTCAGGCATGCAAGGGCCATTTTGCCTGGAGACCGGAGTCGCCCGTGACCTTTCGCATCGAGTTCAACCGGTCCGAAGAAGCCGACGCCGCCGGGAAGCTCGTGGGATGCGAGAGGATCGACGCATATACGGTCGAGTTTTCCGGCCCCGACTACGCCACCGCTCACAGGGGAGCTTGGAACCTGTTGCAACTCGGTTCGCTGGGTTCTTCAGCGGACCAATAGTCGGAGGGCCGAACGATTGTGCCCCAAAAACCGATCATGTATACTTGACTCTGCGGAGAGATGGCTGAGTGGTCGAAAGCGCCCGCCTGCTAAGTGGGTAAGGGGTGTTGAGCTCCTTCTCGGGTTCGAATCCCGATCTCTCCGCCAGTTTCGACTTTGATCATGCGCTTCGTCGTCAGCCTTGCCATCTTGGTTGCCGCCACCGTTGCGAGCTTCGGCCAGACGCTCGAAACCTACCTTGAATTGCGGAAGAAGCACGGCATCACGCAAGCCGTCGGAATCCAAGCGCTTGAAACTCTGATCGGGGAGCGGGTGGTCGAGATTCAGGGGGTCGTCCACGGAATCTCGCGAGCAGGCAGCAGCACGATCCTCCTCGTCGAGCGGTCCGACGGCCAGCAGCTCAGCATCCGCGCTCCGGTCGTGCCCGATTGGCTCGAGACGGGCAATCTGACACCGGCAAGGCTCCTCGTTCGGGCCGAGCGCAAGCACGAATACTCCGATTTGGAGGCTTGGCTGATCGGCGCGGCGACCGAGCGTTCGATCGCGATGATTGAGCGTGAGGCGAGGCTGAAGGCGGAGCGCGAAGCCGCCAAGAGAGCCGCGCGCACGACTCAACCCCCCGCCTCTCGCTCCGGCGCGAAGACCACGACGGCAGCCGACTGGAACCTCCAGCCGCACGAGGCCGTTCCCGTTTACGCAGGGTTCATCAAGAATCGAAACAAGAAGTTGACGGATCAGCAAGCCCTCGACATCGCCCAAGGCATCGTCGGCTTTAGCGTCAAATATGGAATCGATGCAAGGCTCATCTTGGCGATGGTGATGGTGGAGAGCGGCTTCAACCCGGGCGCGACGAGCCGGGCAGGGGCGATGGGGTTGGGACAGTTGATGCCCGGAACCGCCAAGGGGATGGGGCTGAACAACGCCTACGACACGTTCCAGAACCTGTACGCGACCGTGAGGATCGTTCGGGGTCACATCGACAAGTATCACAAGCAAACCGGCGACCCTTACGATGCCCTGGTGCTGGCTCTCGCCGCGTACAACGCCGGGTCTGGCGCTGTGCGAAAGCACGGCGGGGTACCCCCCTACCAAGAAACTCAGAATTACATCGAGAAGGTGGTCGCCGCTTACCGCGCCCTGTGCGGTAACTGAGCGCTGAGCCCATTCGGCGGCAGCCACATCTCCCCCAGAACCACCCGATAAGCCGGGGTGTATGCCGCAGCGTAGGCCGCCGAATGGTGAATTGGGGGATAGGAGAGCGCTGCGCAGGAGCGGTCGAGCCGGTCCCACTCGGATTTCGTGAGGTTTCCGATCTCCCCCTTGGCTAGCCGCTGCCCGAGGGCGTTCCAGGCGTCGAGGAACACGCTTTTTGTGGGGCGAAACCTCTCCGCCGAGGCTACGAACACGGCAAGGAGCATCTCGCGATCTCCGCCTCGCCGTTTGTACGGGCGGAGGTTCACCCGGAGGATTCTCCCCTCGGGGTCGAGAGGGACGACGAGCGGTTCGTCGGAATTGGATTCGGCCAAGCTTGCCCACTCCCTCGCGAGCCACATGCGAGGCCCCGTGGCGTCACGGATCGCGTGCTCGCCTCCGAGAGTCGCGTGGTACAGCCATTTGTACGCATCTTCGATGCGGAGCTTTGGCGTGGAGACCCACTGGCGAGTCGAGAATTCCAGGAGGTTTGCCGGGTTGAGGGCGAGGGCGGCGAGCACCGTCAGCATGGGGGCGTTCTACCCTAAAGGACCGCGATCACCACGGGTCGTGGCGGGAAGGGCTCTGCTTGAACTTCGAGCGCGCTCAGGAGCCGGTTTACGGCTTCTTCGGCGTCGGCCTCGCTCCGCGCATGGACTTCGAAGACGACTTGGCCGGGTGTGAGGGCGTCGCCGACCTCCACGCGGGTCCCGACTCCGACCGAAGCGTCGATGCTCTCGCCCTTTGCGTTCCTGCCGCCCCCGAGCGCCACCACTGCTTCTCCGACCTTCCGTGCGTCGATTCGCCCGACAAAGCCCGATTCGCCCCTCCATGTGAGGGTGGTTTGCACGGGCGCCACGCACCATTCCTCAGTGGCAAGCGGATCGACGCTCGCTCCCTGAGCGCGGAACCAAGCTCGCGCCTTTTCGGCAGCTTTGCCTGAATCGAGAGCCGAACCTGCGACCTCCGCGCCCTCTTCGAGCGAGGGGGCAAGGCCCGATGAAAGGAGCGCAAGCCCCGCAAGCCGCACGCAAAGCTCCCGAAACCGCCCTCGCTCCTCGCCCTTCAGCGTTCGCACCGCCTCCTTGAGTTCGAGTGCGTTTCCCGCCCAAATCCCGAGCGGCTGTTCCATGTCCGTGATCGCAATCCTCAAGCTGAGTCCGCACCCCTCACCTACCGACTTCAACCACTCGGCGAGTTCGGTGGCACGCTCCAAGGTCGGCATAAAGCCCCCCGAGCCGCACTTCACATCGAGGACGATGCGGTCCGCTCCTCCGGCGATCTTCTTGCTCAGGATGCTGCTGACGATGAGCGGAAGCGAATCGACCGCGCCGATGGCGTCCCTGAGCGAATAGAGCGTTCGATCCGCAGGAACCAGCCGAGGGGTTTGCCCCGTGAGCGCGAGCCCGATTTCGCCCGCTTGCCGGATCATCTCTTCGGGCGTCAGGTCGGTTCGGAATCCCGGAAGCGATTCGAGCTTATCGAGGGTCCCTCCCGTGAT
The genomic region above belongs to Candidatus Nitrosymbiomonas proteolyticus and contains:
- a CDS encoding aminopeptidase, whose product is MNDDMRVFISADIEGCTGLVSWSQCGRPDGQHYDFGFARRMMTHDVNAAIRGARFGGAKQVLVKDSHGSSKNLLVDELEPGTQLMSGHGAAVDGMMQGVDSTFDCAVLIGYHAMAGTRAGVMEHTISGRVHRLWINGQPAGEIAMSAGVAGQYGVPVVSVSSDRAGCDEAEELLDGVETACVKYGVGRHMARCLHPSETAVLIEEAARRGVQACKGHFAWRPESPVTFRIEFNRSEEADAAGKLVGCERIDAYTVEFSGPDYATAHRGAWNLLQLGSLGSSADQ
- a CDS encoding lytic transglycosylase, with translation MRFVVSLAILVAATVASFGQTLETYLELRKKHGITQAVGIQALETLIGERVVEIQGVVHGISRAGSSTILLVERSDGQQLSIRAPVVPDWLETGNLTPARLLVRAERKHEYSDLEAWLIGAATERSIAMIEREARLKAEREAAKRAARTTQPPASRSGAKTTTAADWNLQPHEAVPVYAGFIKNRNKKLTDQQALDIAQGIVGFSVKYGIDARLILAMVMVESGFNPGATSRAGAMGLGQLMPGTAKGMGLNNAYDTFQNLYATVRIVRGHIDKYHKQTGDPYDALVLALAAYNAGSGAVRKHGGVPPYQETQNYIEKVVAAYRALCGN
- a CDS encoding thymidine phosphorylase; protein product: MRAIDLIAKRRDGIRHTEEELRRLAASAADSSIPDYQLAAWLMAAYLNPLDREQTVWLTQAMADTGERLDLSALPSPRIDKHSTGGVGDKTTLALLPLLASCGATLVKMSGRGLGITGGTLDKLESLPGFRTDLTPEEMIRQAGEIGLALTGQTPRLVPADRTLYSLRDAIGAVDSLPLIVSSILSKKIAGGADRIVLDVKCGSGGFMPTLERATELAEWLKSVGEGCGLSLRIAITDMEQPLGIWAGNALELKEAVRTLKGEERGRFRELCVRLAGLALLSSGLAPSLEEGAEVAGSALDSGKAAEKARAWFRAQGASVDPLATEEWCVAPVQTTLTWRGESGFVGRIDARKVGEAVVALGGGRNAKGESIDASVGVGTRVEVGDALTPGQVVFEVHARSEADAEEAVNRLLSALEVQAEPFPPRPVVIAVL